Proteins encoded together in one Amblyomma americanum isolate KBUSLIRL-KWMA chromosome 1, ASM5285725v1, whole genome shotgun sequence window:
- the LOC144124314 gene encoding uncharacterized protein LOC144124314 has protein sequence MPENAAASIRTLGSNLFEVPSCKEDGKIYEVWQDVGTCTCRAGQQGAFCKHQALVHSTHGGGFPNAPVLSTQDRHQLAWLALGDKCQNPAFFRDFRESAWDQPGSGSGESGNEPVQPQPQPLVQDATSLPQDTMEVEEQLAVAGPSSNHQCPILGFSQDAAEVLKNITEELWRQYNLAADNPFYLTLLQRDLALLKRARTEPQVVAMHLASTAAKASSLRRGRIIKVQPTGLARRRPGVTRGAARVHAGRPLKTAGSRKTKRLHSLHLSVKDAVPHAKSHGTGH, from the exons ATGCCTGAAAATGCTGCTGCAAGCATCCGCACCCTTGGCAGCAATCTGTTTGAAGTTCCCAGCTGCAAAGAGGATGGCAAAATCTATGAAGTGTGGCAGGATGTCGGCACTTGCACCTGCCGAGCTGGCCAGCAGGGGGCGTTCTGCAAGCACCAGGCACTCGTTCACAGCACCCATGGGGGAGGATTCCCGAATGCTCCTGTACTTAGCACTCAAGACCGCCACCAGCTCGCATGGCTTGCCCTAGGTGACAAGTGTCAAAATCCTGCCTTTTTCCGTGACTTCCGTGAGTCTGCATGGGACCAGCCAGGGAGCGGCTCAGGCGAGTCAGGCAATGAACCTGTCCAGCCACAGCCACAGCCTTTGGTGCAAGATGCTACAAGCTTGCCCCAAGACACAATGGAAGTTGAGGAGCAGCTTGCTGTGGCAGGGCCAAGTTCCAATCATCAATGCC CTATTTTGGGTTTTTCACAGGATGCTGCTGAGGTACTCAAGAACATCACAGAAGAGCTGTGGCGGCAATACAATTTGGCTGCAGATAACCCATTTTATCTCACCCTGCTCCAAAGAGACCTGGCACTGTTGAAGAGAGCGCGCACAGAGCCTCAAGTAGTTGCGATGCATCTTgcttcaacagcagcaaaagcaagttCACTGAGGCGCGGCCGCATCATCAAGGTGCAACCAACTGGACTAGCAAGGCGCCGTCCAGGTGTCACACGAGGCGCAGCTAGAGTTCATGCCGGTCGGCCTTTGAAAACAGCTGGGAGCAGGAAAACAAAACGCCTTCACAGCTTGCATCTGAGTGTCAAGGATGCGGTTCCTCATGCAAAATCGCATGGAACTGGACATTGA